In Deinococcus proteolyticus MRP, a single genomic region encodes these proteins:
- the recQ gene encoding DNA helicase RecQ — MTAPQPAAPAQPPARAYDLLRDLWGYGSFRWRQGEIVAQLAAGGDALVLMPTGGGKSLCYQLPSLLRPGVGVVVSPLIALMQDQVDTLRQLGIRAAFLNSSLSAEGVREVEAALRAGELDLLYVAPERLLMEGTLRLLAGVEVALFAIDEAHCVSQWGHDFRPEYQGLGVLAERFPGVPRIALTATADDRTRADMVSVLGLEGAPQFVASFDRPNIQYRIAGKDNAKRQLLEFIRTEHAGDAGIVYCLSRKSVEDTAQFLSDSGVPALAYHAGLDHAQRQEAQARFLREEGLVVVATVAFGMGIDKPDVRFVAHLDLPKSMEGYYQETGRAGRDGEPSTAWMVYGLGDVVNLRRMLAGSAAPEWVRRIEGAKLDALLAYCETTACRRESLLAYFGEAYQGPCGNCDNCISPPQVREMTREAQMALSAAVRTGNRYGAAHLTDVLLGRDTDKVRQWGHHTLPTFGVGAEHDERTWRGVLRQMVSLGYLEAGEHYGLSATPKSRELLKGEVPFLLREEVLQPRRKTASKARAAAPSDLPPSAQPAFEALREWRGQEAKAQGVPAYIIFDNKTLAAIAALRPSSLATLGTVSGVGAKKLEQYGQAVLEVLGGVGEPA, encoded by the coding sequence ATGACCGCGCCCCAGCCTGCCGCCCCTGCTCAGCCGCCTGCCCGCGCCTACGACCTGCTCCGTGACCTGTGGGGCTACGGTTCCTTCCGCTGGCGCCAGGGCGAGATTGTGGCGCAACTGGCGGCCGGCGGCGACGCCCTGGTGCTGATGCCCACCGGCGGCGGCAAGAGCCTGTGCTACCAGCTGCCTTCGCTGCTGCGGCCCGGCGTGGGCGTGGTGGTCAGCCCGCTGATTGCCCTGATGCAGGACCAGGTGGATACCCTGCGGCAGCTGGGCATCCGGGCGGCGTTCCTCAATTCCAGCCTGAGTGCCGAGGGGGTGCGCGAAGTGGAAGCGGCGCTGCGTGCAGGCGAACTGGACCTGCTGTACGTGGCCCCCGAGCGCTTGCTGATGGAAGGCACGCTGCGGCTGCTGGCCGGCGTGGAAGTGGCCCTGTTCGCCATTGACGAGGCGCACTGCGTGAGCCAGTGGGGCCACGATTTTCGGCCCGAGTATCAGGGTCTCGGCGTGCTGGCAGAGCGCTTCCCCGGCGTGCCGCGCATCGCCCTGACCGCCACCGCCGACGACCGCACCCGCGCCGACATGGTGAGCGTGCTGGGGCTGGAGGGAGCGCCGCAGTTCGTGGCCTCCTTCGACCGGCCCAACATCCAGTACCGCATCGCCGGAAAGGACAACGCCAAGCGGCAGCTGCTGGAGTTTATCCGCACCGAACATGCCGGGGACGCCGGCATCGTGTACTGTCTGTCGCGCAAGTCGGTAGAGGACACCGCGCAGTTCCTGAGCGACAGCGGTGTTCCGGCCCTGGCCTACCACGCCGGGCTGGACCATGCCCAGCGGCAGGAGGCGCAGGCCCGTTTTCTGCGCGAAGAAGGGCTGGTGGTGGTCGCCACCGTGGCTTTCGGCATGGGCATAGACAAGCCGGATGTCCGCTTCGTGGCGCACCTGGACCTGCCCAAAAGCATGGAGGGCTACTACCAGGAAACCGGCCGGGCCGGGCGCGACGGGGAGCCGAGCACCGCCTGGATGGTGTATGGCTTAGGCGACGTGGTGAACCTACGCCGCATGCTGGCGGGAAGCGCGGCGCCCGAGTGGGTACGGCGTATCGAGGGAGCCAAGCTGGACGCCTTGCTGGCCTACTGTGAGACCACCGCCTGCCGCCGCGAGAGCCTGCTGGCCTACTTCGGGGAGGCGTACCAGGGGCCGTGCGGCAACTGCGACAACTGCATCAGCCCTCCCCAGGTCCGTGAGATGACCCGCGAGGCCCAGATGGCCCTGAGTGCCGCTGTCCGTACCGGCAACCGCTACGGCGCCGCCCACCTGACCGACGTGCTGCTGGGCCGCGACACCGACAAGGTGCGGCAGTGGGGCCACCACACTCTGCCTACTTTCGGCGTGGGCGCCGAGCACGACGAGCGCACCTGGCGCGGGGTGCTGCGCCAGATGGTCAGCCTGGGTTATCTGGAAGCCGGCGAGCATTACGGCCTGAGTGCCACTCCCAAGAGCCGCGAACTGCTGAAGGGTGAGGTGCCGTTCCTGCTGCGTGAAGAGGTGTTGCAGCCGCGCCGCAAGACCGCTTCCAAGGCCAGGGCGGCGGCTCCCAGCGACCTGCCGCCCAGCGCCCAGCCTGCTTTCGAGGCGCTGCGTGAGTGGCGCGGGCAGGAAGCCAAGGCGCAGGGGGTGCCCGCCTACATCATCTTCGACAACAAGACACTGGCGGCCATTGCGGCGCTGCGGCCCTCTTCACTGGCGACGCTGGGCACGGTCAGCGGCGTGGGCGCCAAGAAGTTGGAGCAGTACGGCCAGGCGGTGCTGGAGGTGCTGGGCGGAGTAGGGGAGCCAGCCTAA
- the purU gene encoding formyltetrahydrofolate deformylase gives MSAAVPGSQPFILTLSCMDRPGIVHAVSGAIMGAGGNIIQSQQFGDTDTGLFFMRVEADLPGGEDAFREQMAALAQTFGMTWTLDRQGRPIRTVIMVSKEGHCLSDLLFRQRSRHLPLDIVAVVGNHADLAPLAEFYGVPFVHLPVTPDTKAQAEAALLELVERENVELVVLARYMQILSDTLCGRMSGRIINIHHSFLPSFKGARPYAQAYARGVKLMGATAHYVTADLDEGPIIEQDVTRITHADSVAAMVQQGQDVERRVLAQAVTWHAEHRVLLNGHRTVVFR, from the coding sequence ATGTCTGCTGCAGTTCCCGGCTCTCAACCTTTTATCCTGACTCTCTCGTGCATGGACCGGCCCGGCATCGTCCATGCGGTCAGCGGCGCCATCATGGGCGCTGGGGGCAACATCATCCAGTCGCAGCAATTCGGTGACACCGACACCGGCCTGTTTTTCATGCGGGTAGAAGCCGACCTGCCGGGTGGCGAGGACGCTTTCCGGGAGCAGATGGCCGCGCTGGCGCAGACCTTCGGCATGACCTGGACGCTGGACCGCCAGGGCCGCCCCATCCGCACCGTGATCATGGTGTCCAAAGAAGGCCACTGCCTGTCGGACCTGCTGTTCCGCCAGCGCTCGCGCCACCTGCCACTGGACATTGTGGCCGTGGTGGGCAACCACGCCGACCTGGCCCCACTCGCCGAGTTCTACGGGGTGCCGTTCGTCCACCTGCCGGTCACACCGGACACCAAAGCCCAGGCCGAGGCGGCGCTGCTGGAACTGGTGGAGCGCGAGAACGTGGAGCTGGTGGTGCTGGCCCGCTACATGCAGATTCTGTCGGACACGCTGTGTGGGCGGATGTCCGGGCGCATCATCAACATCCACCACTCGTTCCTGCCGTCGTTCAAGGGGGCGCGGCCCTACGCGCAGGCCTATGCGCGCGGCGTCAAGCTGATGGGCGCCACCGCCCACTACGTCACGGCCGACCTGGACGAAGGCCCGATTATCGAGCAGGACGTGACCCGGATTACCCACGCCGACTCGGTGGCGGCGATGGTGCAGCAGGGTCAGGACGTGGAACGCCGCGTGCTGGCCCAGGCCGTGACCTGGCACGCCGAGCACCGAGTGCTGCTCAACGGGCACCGGACGGTGGTGTTCCGCTAA
- a CDS encoding aspartate aminotransferase family protein, with product MTSLPPLIRAEDVLSESFSARQARDLDLRHGNEELLYGLNLLGVAGPFTRLSPWELQDVNGERLIMAASYAATPFGEMHPELTDFLRDFMEQNRAMTLPQQSVSPWRAALGANLVALLASQLPSHADSQVFFCSSGTEAVEGALKFAKAYRPNASYFISFSGAYHGKTYGSLSLTPNPEYQDVFRPLVPGALTSPYGNLEALKTLLRRVGPKNVAAIIVEPIQGEGGVIIPPAEFLPGIGELCREHGIVCIADEIQTGLGRTGHWFESAAQGLDADIITLAKPLGGGITAVGATIARADIYKKMLGGLSSKRHSNTFGGGALSMAVGLKSLEMIVEGNLPERSRRLGEQGLARLKRIQGRYPGLLQDVRGQGLLLAMQFHPMVAGSLPLPGAVKELAYEATAILAMRELHKSGVIANLSLSSKRTVRLSPALNIPEELFGELLDRVDDFADRNPSAGKIMTNTPPELLARLGAFAATKPKKRTPSDG from the coding sequence ATGACTTCCCTTCCCCCCCTGATTCGCGCCGAGGACGTGCTGAGCGAGAGCTTCAGCGCCCGGCAGGCCCGCGACCTGGACCTGCGCCACGGCAACGAAGAACTGCTCTACGGCCTAAACCTGCTCGGCGTGGCGGGGCCGTTTACCCGCCTCAGCCCCTGGGAACTACAGGACGTGAACGGCGAGCGGCTCATCATGGCGGCCAGCTACGCTGCGACTCCCTTTGGCGAGATGCACCCTGAGCTGACCGACTTCCTGCGCGACTTTATGGAGCAGAACCGAGCCATGACCTTGCCGCAGCAGTCGGTCAGCCCCTGGCGGGCGGCGCTGGGGGCCAATCTGGTGGCGCTGCTGGCCTCGCAACTGCCCAGTCACGCCGACAGCCAGGTCTTTTTCTGCTCGTCGGGCACCGAAGCGGTGGAAGGTGCCCTCAAATTCGCCAAAGCCTACCGCCCGAACGCCAGCTACTTTATTTCGTTCAGCGGCGCGTATCACGGCAAGACCTACGGCAGCCTCAGCCTGACCCCCAACCCCGAGTATCAGGACGTGTTCCGCCCGCTGGTGCCGGGAGCGCTCACCAGCCCTTACGGCAACTTGGAAGCATTGAAAACCCTGCTGCGGCGAGTAGGCCCGAAAAATGTGGCCGCCATCATCGTGGAGCCGATTCAGGGCGAGGGCGGCGTGATTATTCCGCCTGCCGAGTTCCTGCCGGGTATCGGTGAGCTGTGCCGCGAGCACGGCATCGTCTGCATTGCCGATGAAATCCAGACGGGCCTGGGCCGCACCGGGCACTGGTTCGAGTCGGCGGCGCAGGGACTGGACGCCGACATCATCACCCTCGCCAAACCGCTGGGCGGCGGGATCACGGCAGTGGGGGCCACCATCGCCCGCGCTGACATCTACAAGAAAATGCTGGGCGGCCTGAGCAGCAAGCGCCACTCCAACACGTTCGGGGGCGGGGCGCTGAGCATGGCCGTGGGCCTCAAGTCGCTGGAAATGATTGTGGAAGGCAACCTGCCGGAGCGCTCACGACGCTTGGGTGAGCAGGGGCTGGCCCGCCTGAAACGGATTCAGGGCCGCTACCCAGGTCTCTTGCAGGACGTGCGCGGGCAAGGGCTGCTGCTGGCGATGCAGTTTCACCCGATGGTGGCGGGGAGCTTGCCGCTGCCCGGCGCGGTTAAGGAACTCGCCTACGAAGCCACCGCCATCCTCGCCATGCGCGAACTGCACAAAAGCGGCGTGATTGCCAACCTCAGCCTCAGCAGCAAGCGCACCGTGCGCCTCAGCCCCGCGCTGAACATACCCGAGGAGCTGTTCGGTGAGCTGCTGGACCGGGTGGACGACTTTGCAGACCGCAACCCCAGCGCAGGCAAAATCATGACCAACACGCCGCCCGAACTGCTGGCCCGCCTGGGGGCCTTTGCCGCCACCAAGCCCAAGAAGCGCACCCCCAGCGACGGATAA
- a CDS encoding Nif3-like dinuclear metal center hexameric protein — MEPARPPTAAELAAWLWRRLDEPTTLKHAPHGPQMPVRRLALTLDWRDVPADVGTDAVFIHRDRGAAAHLPELTLLGSHDGFDLHLTTGPNSALAQALGWQEVQEVRDEAGTLRGLSAMPPQSSFTALHSRLEAEFGPAEFALEPAQAEAGSSPPLRVALMNATRPALVRQAAAQGVNVYLTGDMRPSALSSLEECGVGILALGHRPTEEWGLRQLARELQGAFTGLQTEVLAAGAQR, encoded by the coding sequence ATGGAACCTGCACGCCCACCCACTGCCGCCGAGCTGGCCGCTTGGCTGTGGCGCCGCCTGGATGAACCAACGACACTCAAACACGCTCCACACGGCCCCCAAATGCCGGTCCGGCGGCTGGCGCTGACCCTGGACTGGCGCGATGTCCCGGCCGACGTCGGCACCGATGCCGTTTTTATCCACCGGGACCGGGGGGCGGCGGCACACCTGCCGGAGCTGACACTGCTGGGCTCGCACGACGGGTTCGACCTGCACCTGACCACCGGCCCCAACTCCGCTCTGGCACAGGCACTGGGCTGGCAGGAGGTACAGGAGGTCAGGGACGAGGCGGGCACGCTGCGGGGGCTGAGTGCCATGCCGCCCCAGAGCAGCTTCACGGCGCTGCACTCGCGGCTGGAGGCTGAGTTCGGCCCCGCCGAGTTCGCGTTGGAACCGGCCCAGGCGGAGGCAGGCAGCTCCCCTCCACTGCGAGTCGCCCTGATGAACGCCACCCGCCCCGCACTGGTGCGGCAGGCAGCGGCACAGGGCGTGAACGTGTACCTGACCGGCGATATGCGTCCCTCGGCCCTGAGCAGCCTGGAAGAATGCGGCGTGGGCATTCTGGCGCTGGGGCACCGGCCCACCGAAGAGTGGGGCCTGCGGCAACTGGCCCGCGAACTGCAGGGCGCGTTCACAGGCCTACAGACCGAAGTGCTGGCAGCAGGGGCGCAGCGCTAG
- a CDS encoding ATP-dependent Clp protease ATP-binding subunit, whose protein sequence is MTHNRYDDRARLVFHYAREEGNRLGHAMVGPEHLLLGLMREGGSAYTVLSEFGVTLESLRERVEEIIGRGEGSRLNDAPAITPRARRVMELATAEARGLGAAVTSTEHLLLGILREGDGVAYRILQEISRDPDTIRWRILEQGEKKKPDPASLPTPMLDEFGRDLTRMARDGRLDPVIGRGDEIRRVTQILTRRTKNNPVLIGDPGVGKTAIVEGLALAIAESKVPPALKDKRVVSLDLSGVVAGTKYRGEFEERLRQIIEELRASGVVAFIDEMHTLVGAGGSEGTLDAANIMKPALSRGEIQVIGATTTGEYHRYIEKDAALERRFQPVIVLEPGPTETLEILRGIRPAYEDHHGVRLPDAVLELSIRMGERSLPGRNFPDKAIDLLDEAASRVNLNLSLDLPVALDEDGRPFVTREDLESVLNSMGGVYSDDRAADLVNLEDVLGEQVYGQPDAVRALASALRRARLGLGGRNRVSASFLFAGPSGVGKTHLAKALARTLFGSERSLIRLDMSEYQEPHSVSKLIGSPPGYVGHEQGGRLTEAVRRQPFSVILLDEIEKAHPDVYNAFLQVFEDGRLTDGQGRTVDFRRTIVIMTSNTGFNINPTVGFSPVQADSNAPLRHIFTPEFLDRLDDVIKFRPLGEAELERVAGQLLAEIAEELESRDIAVSFAPEVAPWLVGKLKARSHKHALGSSRQLRTLLREELEDPLALELMAAAPGSDGWRVVLGEGGDGLEFRRDKRVKDKTQILA, encoded by the coding sequence ATGACCCACAACCGTTACGATGACCGCGCCCGGCTGGTGTTTCACTACGCCCGCGAGGAAGGCAACCGCCTGGGGCACGCGATGGTCGGCCCCGAACACCTGCTGCTGGGCCTGATGCGCGAGGGCGGCAGCGCCTACACGGTGCTGAGTGAGTTCGGCGTGACCCTGGAGTCGCTGCGTGAGCGCGTGGAGGAAATTATCGGGCGCGGTGAGGGCTCGCGCCTGAACGACGCCCCCGCCATTACCCCCCGTGCCCGGCGCGTGATGGAACTGGCGACCGCCGAGGCGCGTGGACTGGGCGCGGCGGTCACGTCCACCGAGCACCTGCTGCTGGGGATTCTCCGCGAGGGCGACGGGGTGGCCTACCGCATCCTGCAGGAAATCAGCCGTGACCCCGACACCATCCGCTGGCGGATTCTGGAACAGGGCGAAAAGAAAAAGCCCGACCCCGCCAGTCTGCCTACGCCCATGCTGGACGAGTTCGGCCGCGACCTGACCCGCATGGCGCGGGACGGCCGGCTGGACCCCGTCATCGGGCGGGGCGACGAAATCCGCCGCGTGACGCAGATTCTCACCCGCCGCACCAAGAACAACCCGGTCCTGATTGGCGACCCCGGCGTGGGCAAGACCGCCATCGTGGAAGGGCTCGCGCTGGCGATTGCGGAAAGCAAGGTGCCGCCCGCGCTGAAGGACAAGCGGGTGGTGAGCCTGGACCTCAGCGGCGTGGTGGCGGGCACCAAGTACCGGGGCGAGTTCGAGGAACGGCTGCGCCAAATCATCGAGGAGCTGCGGGCCAGCGGCGTGGTCGCCTTTATTGACGAGATGCACACCCTGGTCGGCGCGGGCGGCTCCGAAGGCACGCTGGACGCCGCCAACATCATGAAACCGGCCCTGTCGCGCGGTGAGATTCAGGTGATTGGGGCCACCACGACGGGCGAGTATCACCGCTACATCGAAAAAGACGCGGCGCTGGAGCGGCGTTTTCAGCCGGTCATCGTGCTGGAGCCTGGTCCCACCGAGACGCTGGAAATTCTGCGTGGGATTCGCCCCGCCTATGAGGACCACCACGGCGTGCGCCTGCCCGACGCTGTGCTGGAGCTGTCTATCCGCATGGGCGAACGCAGTCTGCCGGGACGCAATTTCCCCGACAAGGCCATCGACCTGCTGGACGAGGCTGCCAGCCGCGTGAACCTGAATCTCAGCCTGGACTTGCCGGTGGCGCTGGATGAGGACGGGCGGCCTTTCGTCACGCGTGAAGACCTGGAAAGCGTGCTGAACAGCATGGGCGGCGTGTACTCGGACGACCGCGCCGCCGACCTGGTGAACCTGGAAGACGTGCTGGGCGAGCAGGTCTACGGGCAGCCCGACGCCGTGCGGGCGCTGGCTTCGGCGCTGCGCCGCGCCCGCCTGGGCCTGGGCGGGCGCAACCGCGTGTCGGCCAGCTTCCTCTTTGCTGGGCCGAGCGGTGTGGGCAAGACCCACCTTGCCAAAGCGCTGGCCCGCACCCTCTTCGGCTCGGAGCGTTCGCTGATTCGGCTCGACATGAGCGAGTATCAGGAACCGCACAGCGTGAGCAAGCTGATCGGGTCGCCTCCCGGCTACGTGGGCCATGAGCAGGGGGGCCGCCTCACCGAAGCGGTGCGCCGCCAGCCCTTTAGCGTGATTCTGCTGGACGAAATCGAAAAAGCCCACCCCGACGTGTACAACGCCTTTTTGCAGGTGTTCGAGGACGGCCGCCTCACCGACGGGCAGGGCCGCACGGTGGATTTCCGCCGCACCATCGTCATCATGACCAGCAACACGGGCTTCAACATCAACCCCACGGTGGGCTTCAGCCCCGTGCAGGCCGACTCGAATGCCCCGCTGCGCCACATCTTTACCCCAGAATTTCTGGACCGCCTGGACGACGTCATCAAGTTCCGTCCGCTGGGCGAAGCCGAACTGGAGCGGGTGGCCGGGCAGCTGCTGGCCGAAATAGCCGAGGAGCTGGAGAGCCGTGACATCGCCGTGAGCTTTGCCCCCGAAGTGGCCCCCTGGCTGGTGGGCAAGCTGAAAGCCCGCAGCCACAAGCACGCGCTGGGCAGCAGCCGGCAGCTGCGGACCCTGCTGCGTGAAGAGCTGGAAGACCCGCTGGCGCTGGAGCTGATGGCCGCCGCTCCCGGTTCCGACGGCTGGCGGGTGGTGCTGGGCGAGGGGGGAGACGGCCTGGAGTTCCGCCGCGACAAGCGGGTGAAGGACAAGACTCAGATTCTAGCCTGA
- a CDS encoding MIP/aquaporin family protein, giving the protein MKFTLMQECIAEFLGTMVLILFGVGVVAMVVLFANPELPGAVVNGGYTNITLGWGFAVLMGIFVSGTISGAHLNPAVSVGLAATGRFPWAKVLPYTLAQLLGAFVGAAIVYAVYHAQWAVADPTLSSTAGVFATFPAHPGFWPGFVDQVVGTALLMGLILAIGDKLNNKEGGAWGPLAVAMVVMAIGMSFGAMNGYAINPARDLGPRLFTAVAGFQNNGFGDLTVWTIPILGPLVGSVLGALIYDWGIGRPLAQANLANTSVQQGADPSPNAGPQ; this is encoded by the coding sequence ATGAAATTTACTCTGATGCAGGAGTGTATCGCCGAGTTCCTGGGCACCATGGTCCTGATTCTGTTCGGGGTGGGCGTGGTGGCGATGGTGGTGCTGTTCGCCAACCCCGAGTTGCCCGGCGCCGTGGTCAATGGGGGCTATACCAACATCACCCTGGGCTGGGGCTTTGCCGTACTGATGGGCATTTTCGTATCTGGCACCATCAGCGGAGCCCACCTGAACCCCGCCGTCAGCGTGGGGCTGGCGGCAACGGGACGCTTTCCCTGGGCCAAGGTGCTGCCCTACACGCTGGCGCAGCTGCTGGGCGCCTTCGTGGGTGCGGCCATCGTGTACGCCGTGTACCACGCGCAGTGGGCCGTGGCTGACCCGACCTTGTCCAGCACGGCGGGCGTCTTTGCCACCTTCCCGGCCCATCCCGGCTTCTGGCCCGGCTTCGTGGACCAGGTGGTGGGCACCGCCCTGCTGATGGGCCTGATTCTGGCCATTGGAGACAAGCTGAACAACAAAGAGGGCGGCGCCTGGGGCCCGCTGGCCGTGGCGATGGTCGTGATGGCGATTGGCATGAGCTTCGGGGCCATGAACGGCTACGCCATCAACCCCGCCCGCGACCTGGGCCCGCGCCTGTTCACTGCCGTGGCCGGCTTTCAGAACAACGGTTTCGGGGACCTGACCGTGTGGACCATTCCCATCCTGGGCCCGCTGGTGGGCAGCGTGCTGGGCGCCCTTATCTATGACTGGGGCATCGGCCGTCCGCTGGCCCAGGCCAACCTGGCGAACACCAGCGTGCAGCAGGGCGCCGACCCCAGCCCCAACGCCGGGCCGCAGTAA
- a CDS encoding fumarylacetoacetate hydrolase family protein: MRLIRLRHAGTPRWGRLEGETVHLLSGSLKGEEGLTDAGETVPFDPAALLPPAEPSKIVCVGRNYADHIREMGNAGPGGADLPLEPGIFLKGPNALAEPGGAVEYPEWTENFHFEGELALVIGQRAKNLSAPEALGAVLGYTCGLDLTARDKQREDLQWFRAKAADRFCPLGPWLETELTPTDLHIQTRVNGAVKQDSRTSHMIFDPVQVLVYVSRYVTLEPGDVVLTGTPEGVGPLERGDTVEVEVEGVGTLQTRIV, from the coding sequence ATGCGACTGATACGACTGCGGCACGCCGGCACTCCCCGCTGGGGACGGCTGGAAGGCGAGACGGTTCACCTGCTGAGCGGCAGCCTGAAGGGTGAGGAGGGCCTGACGGACGCGGGCGAAACCGTGCCCTTTGACCCGGCCGCGCTGCTGCCCCCAGCCGAGCCCAGCAAAATCGTCTGCGTAGGCCGCAACTATGCCGACCACATCCGCGAAATGGGCAACGCGGGGCCTGGCGGCGCGGACCTGCCGCTGGAACCCGGCATTTTCCTGAAAGGCCCCAACGCCCTGGCGGAACCCGGCGGCGCGGTGGAGTACCCGGAGTGGACCGAGAACTTTCACTTTGAAGGTGAGCTGGCGCTGGTGATCGGTCAGCGGGCCAAGAACCTCAGCGCCCCCGAAGCCCTCGGAGCCGTGCTGGGCTACACCTGCGGCCTGGACCTGACCGCCCGCGACAAGCAGCGCGAAGACCTGCAGTGGTTCCGCGCCAAGGCGGCCGACCGCTTCTGTCCGCTGGGCCCCTGGCTGGAAACCGAGCTGACCCCCACCGACCTGCACATTCAGACCCGCGTGAACGGCGCAGTGAAGCAGGACAGCCGCACCTCGCACATGATTTTTGACCCGGTGCAGGTGCTGGTGTATGTCAGCCGTTACGTGACGCTGGAACCCGGCGACGTGGTGCTGACCGGCACCCCCGAGGGCGTCGGCCCGCTGGAGCGCGGCGATACGGTAGAGGTTGAGGTGGAAGGCGTAGGCACGTTGCAGACCCGGATCGTCTGA
- a CDS encoding sugar-binding transcriptional regulator, with amino-acid sequence MTAATQTALAVQVARLYYHQGLTTGEIAAELGLSRPKVSRLLGYARESGLVEIRIHDPAAHPRSLAGQLQDHFPGVQVQVTPVPPGSAEDDWLPRVAQATAALLDSLLRGGMTVGLAWGNTVDAVSHALTPRRLGGLDFVQLNGSANIQELVSGFVTDTVTRFARNYGGRAHLFPVPTFFDDPHTKEMMWRERSVRQVLDLQARADLLLYSVGSPVAERPSHVYAAGSLDGADQAELSRLGVVGDIATVFFRADGSWEDLPINARASGPDLALIAAHPQSVCVVSGLGKVPALHAALRGGLMKRLIVDEPTALALLEQVTEPEV; translated from the coding sequence ATGACTGCCGCTACACAGACTGCCCTGGCCGTTCAGGTGGCCCGGCTGTACTACCACCAGGGCCTGACCACCGGCGAAATCGCTGCCGAGCTGGGCCTGTCGCGCCCCAAAGTCAGCCGCCTGCTGGGCTACGCCCGTGAAAGCGGGCTGGTCGAAATCCGGATTCATGACCCGGCGGCGCACCCGCGGTCGTTGGCCGGACAGTTGCAGGACCACTTTCCCGGCGTGCAGGTGCAGGTCACCCCGGTGCCGCCCGGCAGCGCCGAGGACGATTGGCTCCCGCGTGTGGCCCAGGCCACGGCGGCGCTGCTCGATAGCCTGCTGCGGGGCGGCATGACCGTAGGCCTGGCCTGGGGCAACACGGTGGATGCCGTGTCACACGCGCTGACTCCCCGGCGGTTGGGCGGGCTGGACTTCGTGCAGCTCAACGGCAGCGCCAACATTCAGGAATTGGTCAGCGGCTTCGTGACCGACACCGTGACCCGCTTCGCCCGCAACTATGGTGGGCGGGCCCACCTGTTCCCGGTGCCCACCTTTTTCGACGACCCCCACACCAAGGAAATGATGTGGCGGGAACGCTCGGTGCGGCAGGTGCTGGACCTGCAGGCACGCGCCGACCTGCTGCTGTACTCGGTGGGCAGCCCAGTGGCCGAGCGGCCCAGCCATGTGTACGCTGCCGGTTCGCTGGACGGGGCCGACCAGGCCGAACTGTCGCGTCTGGGCGTGGTGGGCGACATCGCCACCGTATTTTTCCGGGCCGACGGGTCCTGGGAAGACCTGCCCATCAACGCACGGGCCAGTGGACCAGACTTGGCGCTGATTGCCGCGCATCCGCAGTCGGTGTGCGTGGTCAGCGGCCTGGGCAAGGTGCCGGCGCTGCATGCGGCCCTGCGCGGCGGGCTGATGAAGCGCCTGATTGTGGATGAGCCGACCGCGCTGGCGCTGCTAGAGCAGGTGACTGAGCCGGAGGTCTGA